The Lasioglossum baleicum chromosome 15, iyLasBale1, whole genome shotgun sequence genome has a segment encoding these proteins:
- the LOC143216217 gene encoding calmodulin-like protein 4 yields the protein MARYFREEDIDEFRECFYLFARNGHIRTLDELTIIMRSLGLSPTIAELNKYLKDKGGKMSFADFLEVMHLQTRAEDLPKEVIQAFQAADKSRNGTIPARQLAHMLLHWGEQLSNKEVEQIFREANVSLNGQVKYEDFVKIACAPVPDYY from the exons atG GCTCGTTATTTCCGCGAAGAAGACATAGACG AATTCAGAGAGTGCTTTTATTTATTTGCAAGAAACGGCCATATAAGAACCTTGGATGAACTCACTATCATCATGAGGTCCTTGGGACTGAGTCCTACCATAGCagagttaaataaatatttaaaagacaAGG GTGGCAAGATGTCGTTCGCTGATTTCTTGGAGGTCATGCATCTACAGACTAGAGCAGAGGATCTTCCGAAGGAAGTGATACAGGCCTTTCAAGCTGCGGACAAGTCTAGAAATGGTACCATACCTGCCCGGCAGCTGGCCCACATGCTGCTTCATTGGGGTGAACAACTGAGCAACAAAGAAG TGGAACAAATCTTTCGGGAAGCTAATGTCTCACTAAATGGACAAGTAAAATACGAGGACTTTGTGAAGATAGCCTGTGCACCTGTACCTGACTACTACTAA